The following are from one region of the Melospiza melodia melodia isolate bMelMel2 chromosome 14, bMelMel2.pri, whole genome shotgun sequence genome:
- the KCNIP1 gene encoding Kv channel-interacting protein 1 isoform X2: MPGSCLQHTRGVRVVPCRMWTKGESEGLQTLGIVVVVCSSLKLLHYLGLIDLSDDKIEDELEMTTVCHRPEGLEQLEAQTNFTKRELQVLYRGFKNECPSGVVNEETFKQIYAQFFPHGDASMYAHYLFNAFDTAQNGSVKFEDFVMALSILLRGTVHEKLRWTFNLYDINKDGYINKEEMMDIVKAIYDMMGKYTYPVLKEDAPRQHVEVFFQTLAATQPSTAMPADFLAPKVSPMSLSLTLCLGMCHVQKWIKTKMEL, from the exons ATGCCTGGCAGTTGTTTGCAGCACACCAGGGGTGTCCGTGTGGTGCCTTGCAGGATGTGGACGAAAGGCGAGTCAGAGGGACTCCAGACTTTGGGGATTGTGGTGGTGGTGTGCTCCTCTCTGAAACTCTTGCACTACCTCGGGCTAATTGACTTGTCAGATG ATAAAATTGAAGATGAATTAGAAATGACGACAGTGTGCCATAGACCCGAGGGACTGGAACAGCTTGAAGCACAAACCAATTTCACTAAAAGAGAACTTCAGGTTCTTTACAGAGGATTTAAAAAT GAAtgtcccagtggggttgttaatgAAGAAACATTTAAACAGATCTATGCACAGTTTTTTCCTCATGGAG ATGCCAGCATGTATGCACATTACCTCTTCAATGCCTTCGACACTGCACAGAATGGCTCTGTGAAGTTTGAG GATTTTGTGATGGCACTGTCCATTCTGCTACGGGGAACTGTTCATGAAAAGCTGAGATGGACATTTAATCTGTATGACATAAATAAGGATGGCTATATAAACAAGGAG GAAATGATGGATATCGTAAAGGCGATTTATGATATGATGGGAAAATACACGTATCCAGTGCTCAAGGAAGATGCACCAAGGCAGCATGTAGAAGTGTTTTTCCAG ACCCTAGCAGCCACTCAGCCTAGCACTGCAATGCCTGCTGATTTCCTGGCTCCAAAGGTATCTCCCATGTCTCTCAGCCTGACCCTTTGCCTTGGGATGTGCCACGTCCA AAAATGGATAAAAACAAAGATGGAGTTGTAA
- the KCNIP1 gene encoding Kv channel-interacting protein 1 isoform X8, whose protein sequence is MGAVMGTFSSLQTKQRRPSKDKIEDELEMTTVCHRPEGLEQLEAQTNFTKRELQVLYRGFKNECPSGVVNEETFKQIYAQFFPHGDASMYAHYLFNAFDTAQNGSVKFEDFVMALSILLRGTVHEKLRWTFNLYDINKDGYINKEEMMDIVKAIYDMMGKYTYPVLKEDAPRQHVEVFFQTLAATQPSTAMPADFLAPKKMDKNKDGVVTLDEFIESCQEDDNIMRSLQLFENVM, encoded by the exons ATAAAATTGAAGATGAATTAGAAATGACGACAGTGTGCCATAGACCCGAGGGACTGGAACAGCTTGAAGCACAAACCAATTTCACTAAAAGAGAACTTCAGGTTCTTTACAGAGGATTTAAAAAT GAAtgtcccagtggggttgttaatgAAGAAACATTTAAACAGATCTATGCACAGTTTTTTCCTCATGGAG ATGCCAGCATGTATGCACATTACCTCTTCAATGCCTTCGACACTGCACAGAATGGCTCTGTGAAGTTTGAG GATTTTGTGATGGCACTGTCCATTCTGCTACGGGGAACTGTTCATGAAAAGCTGAGATGGACATTTAATCTGTATGACATAAATAAGGATGGCTATATAAACAAGGAG GAAATGATGGATATCGTAAAGGCGATTTATGATATGATGGGAAAATACACGTATCCAGTGCTCAAGGAAGATGCACCAAGGCAGCATGTAGAAGTGTTTTTCCAG ACCCTAGCAGCCACTCAGCCTAGCACTGCAATGCCTGCTGATTTCCTGGCTCCAAAG AAAATGGATAAAAACAAAGATGGAGTTGTAACTCTAGATGAGTTTATTGAATCATGTCAGGAG GACGACAATATCATGCGATCCttacagctctttgagaatgTCATGTAA
- the KCNIP1 gene encoding Kv channel-interacting protein 1 isoform X12: MGAVMGTFSSLQTKQRRPSKDKIEDELEMTTVCHRPEGLEQLEAQTNFTKRELQVLYRGFKNECPSGVVNEETFKQIYAQFFPHGDASMYAHYLFNAFDTAQNGSVKFEDFVMALSILLRGTVHEKLRWTFNLYDINKDGYINKEEMMDIVKAIYDMMGKYTYPVLKEDAPRQHVEVFFQKMDKNKDGVVTLDEFIESCQEDDNIMRSLQLFENVM, from the exons ATAAAATTGAAGATGAATTAGAAATGACGACAGTGTGCCATAGACCCGAGGGACTGGAACAGCTTGAAGCACAAACCAATTTCACTAAAAGAGAACTTCAGGTTCTTTACAGAGGATTTAAAAAT GAAtgtcccagtggggttgttaatgAAGAAACATTTAAACAGATCTATGCACAGTTTTTTCCTCATGGAG ATGCCAGCATGTATGCACATTACCTCTTCAATGCCTTCGACACTGCACAGAATGGCTCTGTGAAGTTTGAG GATTTTGTGATGGCACTGTCCATTCTGCTACGGGGAACTGTTCATGAAAAGCTGAGATGGACATTTAATCTGTATGACATAAATAAGGATGGCTATATAAACAAGGAG GAAATGATGGATATCGTAAAGGCGATTTATGATATGATGGGAAAATACACGTATCCAGTGCTCAAGGAAGATGCACCAAGGCAGCATGTAGAAGTGTTTTTCCAG AAAATGGATAAAAACAAAGATGGAGTTGTAACTCTAGATGAGTTTATTGAATCATGTCAGGAG GACGACAATATCATGCGATCCttacagctctttgagaatgTCATGTAA
- the KCNIP1 gene encoding Kv channel-interacting protein 1 isoform X13, with translation MTTVCHRPEGLEQLEAQTNFTKRELQVLYRGFKNECPSGVVNEETFKQIYAQFFPHGDASMYAHYLFNAFDTAQNGSVKFEDFVMALSILLRGTVHEKLRWTFNLYDINKDGYINKEEMMDIVKAIYDMMGKYTYPVLKEDAPRQHVEVFFQTLAATQPSTAMPADFLAPKKMDKNKDGVVTLDEFIESCQEDDNIMRSLQLFENVM, from the exons ATGACGACAGTGTGCCATAGACCCGAGGGACTGGAACAGCTTGAAGCACAAACCAATTTCACTAAAAGAGAACTTCAGGTTCTTTACAGAGGATTTAAAAAT GAAtgtcccagtggggttgttaatgAAGAAACATTTAAACAGATCTATGCACAGTTTTTTCCTCATGGAG ATGCCAGCATGTATGCACATTACCTCTTCAATGCCTTCGACACTGCACAGAATGGCTCTGTGAAGTTTGAG GATTTTGTGATGGCACTGTCCATTCTGCTACGGGGAACTGTTCATGAAAAGCTGAGATGGACATTTAATCTGTATGACATAAATAAGGATGGCTATATAAACAAGGAG GAAATGATGGATATCGTAAAGGCGATTTATGATATGATGGGAAAATACACGTATCCAGTGCTCAAGGAAGATGCACCAAGGCAGCATGTAGAAGTGTTTTTCCAG ACCCTAGCAGCCACTCAGCCTAGCACTGCAATGCCTGCTGATTTCCTGGCTCCAAAG AAAATGGATAAAAACAAAGATGGAGTTGTAACTCTAGATGAGTTTATTGAATCATGTCAGGAG GACGACAATATCATGCGATCCttacagctctttgagaatgTCATGTAA
- the KCNIP1 gene encoding Kv channel-interacting protein 1 isoform X5: protein MPGSCLQHTRGVRVVPCRMWTKGESEGLQTLGIVVVVCSSLKLLHYLGLIDLSDDKIEDELEMTTVCHRPEGLEQLEAQTNFTKRELQVLYRGFKNECPSGVVNEETFKQIYAQFFPHGDASMYAHYLFNAFDTAQNGSVKFEDFVMALSILLRGTVHEKLRWTFNLYDINKDGYINKEEMMDIVKAIYDMMGKYTYPVLKEDAPRQHVEVFFQKMDKNKDGVVTLDEFIESCQEDDNIMRSLQLFENVM from the exons ATGCCTGGCAGTTGTTTGCAGCACACCAGGGGTGTCCGTGTGGTGCCTTGCAGGATGTGGACGAAAGGCGAGTCAGAGGGACTCCAGACTTTGGGGATTGTGGTGGTGGTGTGCTCCTCTCTGAAACTCTTGCACTACCTCGGGCTAATTGACTTGTCAGATG ATAAAATTGAAGATGAATTAGAAATGACGACAGTGTGCCATAGACCCGAGGGACTGGAACAGCTTGAAGCACAAACCAATTTCACTAAAAGAGAACTTCAGGTTCTTTACAGAGGATTTAAAAAT GAAtgtcccagtggggttgttaatgAAGAAACATTTAAACAGATCTATGCACAGTTTTTTCCTCATGGAG ATGCCAGCATGTATGCACATTACCTCTTCAATGCCTTCGACACTGCACAGAATGGCTCTGTGAAGTTTGAG GATTTTGTGATGGCACTGTCCATTCTGCTACGGGGAACTGTTCATGAAAAGCTGAGATGGACATTTAATCTGTATGACATAAATAAGGATGGCTATATAAACAAGGAG GAAATGATGGATATCGTAAAGGCGATTTATGATATGATGGGAAAATACACGTATCCAGTGCTCAAGGAAGATGCACCAAGGCAGCATGTAGAAGTGTTTTTCCAG AAAATGGATAAAAACAAAGATGGAGTTGTAACTCTAGATGAGTTTATTGAATCATGTCAGGAG GACGACAATATCATGCGATCCttacagctctttgagaatgTCATGTAA
- the KCNIP1 gene encoding Kv channel-interacting protein 1 isoform X4, with amino-acid sequence MPGSCLQHTRGVRVVPCRMWTKGESEGLQTLGIVVVVCSSLKLLHYLGLIDLSDDKIEDELEMTTVCHRPEGLEQLEAQTNFTKRELQVLYRGFKNECPSGVVNEETFKQIYAQFFPHGDASMYAHYLFNAFDTAQNGSVKFEDFVMALSILLRGTVHEKLRWTFNLYDINKDGYINKEEMMDIVKAIYDMMGKYTYPVLKEDAPRQHVEVFFQTLAATQPSTAMPADFLAPKVSPMSLSLTLCLGMCHVQ; translated from the exons ATGCCTGGCAGTTGTTTGCAGCACACCAGGGGTGTCCGTGTGGTGCCTTGCAGGATGTGGACGAAAGGCGAGTCAGAGGGACTCCAGACTTTGGGGATTGTGGTGGTGGTGTGCTCCTCTCTGAAACTCTTGCACTACCTCGGGCTAATTGACTTGTCAGATG ATAAAATTGAAGATGAATTAGAAATGACGACAGTGTGCCATAGACCCGAGGGACTGGAACAGCTTGAAGCACAAACCAATTTCACTAAAAGAGAACTTCAGGTTCTTTACAGAGGATTTAAAAAT GAAtgtcccagtggggttgttaatgAAGAAACATTTAAACAGATCTATGCACAGTTTTTTCCTCATGGAG ATGCCAGCATGTATGCACATTACCTCTTCAATGCCTTCGACACTGCACAGAATGGCTCTGTGAAGTTTGAG GATTTTGTGATGGCACTGTCCATTCTGCTACGGGGAACTGTTCATGAAAAGCTGAGATGGACATTTAATCTGTATGACATAAATAAGGATGGCTATATAAACAAGGAG GAAATGATGGATATCGTAAAGGCGATTTATGATATGATGGGAAAATACACGTATCCAGTGCTCAAGGAAGATGCACCAAGGCAGCATGTAGAAGTGTTTTTCCAG ACCCTAGCAGCCACTCAGCCTAGCACTGCAATGCCTGCTGATTTCCTGGCTCCAAAGGTATCTCCCATGTCTCTCAGCCTGACCCTTTGCCTTGGGATGTGCCACGTCCAGTAA
- the KCNIP1 gene encoding Kv channel-interacting protein 1 isoform X1 → MPGSCLQHTRGVRVVPCRMWTKGESEGLQTLGIVVVVCSSLKLLHYLGLIDLSDDKIEDELEMTTVCHRPEGLEQLEAQTNFTKRELQVLYRGFKNECPSGVVNEETFKQIYAQFFPHGDASMYAHYLFNAFDTAQNGSVKFEDFVMALSILLRGTVHEKLRWTFNLYDINKDGYINKEEMMDIVKAIYDMMGKYTYPVLKEDAPRQHVEVFFQTLAATQPSTAMPADFLAPKKMDKNKDGVVTLDEFIESCQEDDNIMRSLQLFENVM, encoded by the exons ATGCCTGGCAGTTGTTTGCAGCACACCAGGGGTGTCCGTGTGGTGCCTTGCAGGATGTGGACGAAAGGCGAGTCAGAGGGACTCCAGACTTTGGGGATTGTGGTGGTGGTGTGCTCCTCTCTGAAACTCTTGCACTACCTCGGGCTAATTGACTTGTCAGATG ATAAAATTGAAGATGAATTAGAAATGACGACAGTGTGCCATAGACCCGAGGGACTGGAACAGCTTGAAGCACAAACCAATTTCACTAAAAGAGAACTTCAGGTTCTTTACAGAGGATTTAAAAAT GAAtgtcccagtggggttgttaatgAAGAAACATTTAAACAGATCTATGCACAGTTTTTTCCTCATGGAG ATGCCAGCATGTATGCACATTACCTCTTCAATGCCTTCGACACTGCACAGAATGGCTCTGTGAAGTTTGAG GATTTTGTGATGGCACTGTCCATTCTGCTACGGGGAACTGTTCATGAAAAGCTGAGATGGACATTTAATCTGTATGACATAAATAAGGATGGCTATATAAACAAGGAG GAAATGATGGATATCGTAAAGGCGATTTATGATATGATGGGAAAATACACGTATCCAGTGCTCAAGGAAGATGCACCAAGGCAGCATGTAGAAGTGTTTTTCCAG ACCCTAGCAGCCACTCAGCCTAGCACTGCAATGCCTGCTGATTTCCTGGCTCCAAAG AAAATGGATAAAAACAAAGATGGAGTTGTAACTCTAGATGAGTTTATTGAATCATGTCAGGAG GACGACAATATCATGCGATCCttacagctctttgagaatgTCATGTAA
- the KCNIP1 gene encoding Kv channel-interacting protein 1 isoform X11: MNFKYIMDKIEDELEMTTVCHRPEGLEQLEAQTNFTKRELQVLYRGFKNECPSGVVNEETFKQIYAQFFPHGDASMYAHYLFNAFDTAQNGSVKFEDFVMALSILLRGTVHEKLRWTFNLYDINKDGYINKEEMMDIVKAIYDMMGKYTYPVLKEDAPRQHVEVFFQTLAATQPSTAMPADFLAPKKMDKNKDGVVTLDEFIESCQEDDNIMRSLQLFENVM; this comes from the exons ATGAATTTCAAGTATATCATGG ATAAAATTGAAGATGAATTAGAAATGACGACAGTGTGCCATAGACCCGAGGGACTGGAACAGCTTGAAGCACAAACCAATTTCACTAAAAGAGAACTTCAGGTTCTTTACAGAGGATTTAAAAAT GAAtgtcccagtggggttgttaatgAAGAAACATTTAAACAGATCTATGCACAGTTTTTTCCTCATGGAG ATGCCAGCATGTATGCACATTACCTCTTCAATGCCTTCGACACTGCACAGAATGGCTCTGTGAAGTTTGAG GATTTTGTGATGGCACTGTCCATTCTGCTACGGGGAACTGTTCATGAAAAGCTGAGATGGACATTTAATCTGTATGACATAAATAAGGATGGCTATATAAACAAGGAG GAAATGATGGATATCGTAAAGGCGATTTATGATATGATGGGAAAATACACGTATCCAGTGCTCAAGGAAGATGCACCAAGGCAGCATGTAGAAGTGTTTTTCCAG ACCCTAGCAGCCACTCAGCCTAGCACTGCAATGCCTGCTGATTTCCTGGCTCCAAAG AAAATGGATAAAAACAAAGATGGAGTTGTAACTCTAGATGAGTTTATTGAATCATGTCAGGAG GACGACAATATCATGCGATCCttacagctctttgagaatgTCATGTAA